From Vicingus serpentipes, the proteins below share one genomic window:
- a CDS encoding DUF2357 domain-containing protein, with translation MKELSEIAINLDSVQEDLTLWISSKRDGTLFDGIETAIENNEARFQLIEGCYYDYEISDNQFMLGDIGENIIQQHKRKSNIGTISPNIFVGTLEIPLLKKENLEKCKSIDLEVQSVKSGYRDDYRDMLELITEKCTDLLLQSNSPVSHHFDVDYSKDSQTLYQKFAFIKSIINSAEFKDAVHRIVTAPVTKWTDIHEEKDIRSVRRFSNNNVKELVKGGKRTILPSGHYLESYGLKTLPERITSVRKTDSVDTPENRFIKHALETFLKFCSDINKAAPKDSKLDSESKILIRELESQLHHSVFKNVSRPTTLKLNSPILQRKEGYREVLRTWLMFELAAKLIWQGGEDVYGAGKKDIATLYEYWLFFKLLDLFQELFAIDPKDVSELIKPSKDGLNLQIKQGKFTALKGVFETDTRKLNIQFNYNRSFSGKKKYPDSGSWTTTLRPDYTLSFWPFGISEKEAERQELIVHVHFDAKYKIANLTDFIEQNTAKDLDEEKTENKKGIYKNADLIKMHAYKDAIRRTGGAYILYPGDKSLNRKGFHEIIPGLGAFPVRPSKNDSGIGELKAFILEIIEHFINRASQRENIAAKTYQIHSNPKPNEIREPIPEYINNEKLIPDETFVLVGYYKNNEHLKWIETKCLYNVRYGDKHPLTTRDIGVSYILLYNDTNKTDKLYRVSKNKGPKFYSGTELSETLAYPNKPSQPMYLVYNLEPVSKEFINKEWNISTMKNSNYKPKTISITELMSKEILLKNK, from the coding sequence ATGAAAGAATTATCTGAAATAGCAATAAATTTAGATTCTGTTCAAGAAGACTTGACACTTTGGATCAGCTCCAAAAGGGACGGAACCTTATTTGATGGAATTGAAACAGCTATTGAAAATAATGAAGCTCGCTTTCAGTTAATTGAGGGTTGTTATTATGACTATGAGATAAGTGACAATCAATTTATGCTTGGTGATATTGGTGAGAATATAATTCAACAGCATAAACGTAAATCCAACATAGGTACAATCTCACCAAATATATTCGTTGGAACATTAGAGATTCCTTTACTGAAAAAGGAGAATTTAGAAAAGTGCAAATCAATTGATTTAGAAGTTCAATCCGTTAAATCTGGCTATCGAGATGATTACAGAGACATGCTTGAACTCATCACGGAGAAATGTACTGATTTACTTTTACAGTCTAATTCACCAGTTTCTCATCATTTTGATGTTGACTATTCAAAAGATAGTCAAACGCTCTATCAAAAATTTGCCTTCATTAAATCCATAATTAATTCGGCAGAGTTTAAGGATGCTGTTCATAGAATAGTGACAGCACCAGTAACCAAATGGACTGACATACATGAAGAAAAAGATATTAGAAGTGTAAGAAGGTTTTCTAATAACAACGTAAAAGAGTTAGTTAAAGGTGGGAAAAGAACGATTTTGCCTAGCGGTCATTATTTAGAAAGTTATGGTTTAAAAACACTTCCTGAAAGAATTACTAGTGTTCGTAAAACAGATTCAGTTGATACACCAGAAAATCGTTTTATTAAACATGCTTTAGAAACATTCTTAAAGTTTTGTTCCGATATCAATAAAGCTGCTCCTAAAGATTCAAAACTTGATTCCGAATCAAAAATATTAATCAGAGAGTTAGAGTCTCAATTACACCATTCTGTTTTTAAAAATGTTTCTAGACCAACGACTTTAAAACTTAATAGCCCTATCCTCCAGCGAAAAGAAGGTTATAGAGAGGTTTTAAGAACATGGTTAATGTTTGAGTTGGCTGCAAAATTAATTTGGCAAGGAGGCGAGGATGTATATGGAGCTGGGAAAAAGGACATTGCTACACTTTATGAATATTGGCTCTTCTTTAAATTATTAGACTTATTTCAAGAACTCTTCGCAATAGACCCTAAAGATGTTTCTGAACTAATTAAACCTTCAAAAGATGGTCTAAACCTTCAAATTAAACAAGGAAAGTTTACTGCATTGAAAGGTGTGTTTGAAACAGACACTAGAAAATTGAACATTCAATTTAACTATAATCGATCATTTAGTGGCAAGAAAAAATATCCTGATTCCGGCAGTTGGACTACAACTTTAAGACCTGATTACACGCTGTCTTTTTGGCCTTTTGGAATTTCCGAAAAAGAAGCTGAAAGACAAGAGTTAATAGTGCATGTTCATTTTGATGCAAAATATAAAATAGCCAATCTAACTGATTTTATAGAGCAGAATACTGCAAAAGATTTAGATGAAGAAAAAACTGAAAACAAGAAAGGAATTTATAAAAATGCTGATTTAATAAAAATGCATGCTTATAAAGATGCCATTAGAAGAACTGGTGGTGCCTACATTTTATACCCAGGAGATAAATCACTAAACCGAAAAGGGTTTCACGAGATTATACCAGGATTAGGTGCGTTCCCTGTTCGTCCATCTAAAAATGATAGTGGTATTGGGGAACTTAAGGCTTTCATTTTAGAAATTATTGAACACTTTATTAATAGAGCTTCGCAGAGAGAAAATATTGCAGCAAAAACATACCAAATCCATAGTAATCCCAAGCCAAACGAGATAAGAGAACCAATACCTGAATATATTAATAATGAAAAATTAATACCTGATGAAACTTTTGTATTGGTAGGTTATTACAAAAACAATGAACATTTAAAATGGATAGAAACAAAATGTCTTTATAACGTTAGGTATGGTGACAAACACCCTCTGACTACTAGAGACATTGGTGTTAGTTATATTTTACTTTATAACGATACAAATAAGACAGATAAATTATATAGAGTTTCAAAAAATAAAGGCCCAAAATTTTATTCAGGAACAGAACTAAGCGAAACTTTAGCCTATCCCAACAAACCTTCTCAACCAATGTATTTAGTCTATAATTTAGAACCAGTAAGTAAGGAATTCATTAATAAAGAATGGAATATCTCAACTATGAAAAATTCTAATTATAAACCTAAGACCATTTCTATTACAGAATTAATGAGTAAAGAAATTTTGCTAAAAAATAAATAA
- a CDS encoding DUF2130 domain-containing protein — translation MNDIICPNCKKVFKVDEAGFADILKQVRDHKFEEELKERMLLAEKDKTDAIKLAEADLRNSFQEKINNKDKVIAELKSQNEKELSEKLYKKETEIAEMKAKIESSELQKKLDVSEAIKLIEKERDNLANELKIKDTEKELLEKSIKEQFNNKLNAKDESIKLKDEEISRLKDFKQKLSTKMVGETLEQHCEIEFNKLRPTAFQNAYFEKDNDSRAGTKGDFIYKETDDEGNEIISIMFEMKNENDETSSKKKNEDFFAKLDKDRNNKNCEYAVLVSLLESENEFYNTGIVDVSHKYNKMYVVRPQFFIPIITLLRNAAMNSLKYKQELNLMRNQNVDITNFEEKIDAFRKGFAYNYDLASRKFKTAIDEIDKTITHLQKTKDALLSSENNLRLANNKADDLTIKKLTHGNPTMKEKFDGLSNKAN, via the coding sequence ATGAACGATATCATTTGCCCTAACTGTAAAAAAGTCTTTAAAGTCGATGAAGCTGGATTTGCAGATATTTTAAAACAAGTTCGCGACCATAAATTTGAAGAAGAATTAAAAGAAAGAATGCTTTTAGCTGAAAAAGATAAAACAGATGCTATAAAACTTGCTGAAGCAGACCTTAGAAATTCATTCCAAGAAAAAATTAATAATAAAGACAAAGTAATTGCTGAGCTTAAATCTCAAAATGAGAAAGAACTTTCAGAAAAGTTATACAAAAAAGAAACCGAAATAGCTGAAATGAAAGCTAAAATAGAAAGTTCTGAACTTCAAAAAAAATTAGATGTATCTGAGGCAATAAAATTAATTGAAAAAGAACGTGACAATTTAGCAAATGAATTGAAAATAAAAGATACAGAAAAAGAATTACTTGAAAAATCTATAAAAGAACAATTCAATAATAAACTTAATGCGAAAGACGAATCAATAAAATTAAAAGATGAAGAAATTTCTCGTTTAAAAGATTTTAAGCAAAAGCTTTCAACTAAAATGGTCGGAGAAACCCTTGAACAACATTGTGAAATTGAATTTAATAAATTACGTCCCACCGCATTTCAAAATGCGTACTTTGAAAAAGATAATGATTCAAGAGCTGGAACTAAAGGTGACTTTATCTACAAAGAAACTGATGATGAAGGAAATGAAATTATTTCAATTATGTTTGAAATGAAGAATGAAAATGATGAAACTTCTTCAAAAAAGAAAAATGAAGACTTTTTTGCAAAATTAGATAAAGACAGAAATAACAAGAATTGTGAATATGCGGTTTTAGTATCACTTTTAGAATCTGAAAATGAATTCTATAATACAGGAATTGTTGATGTTTCACACAAATACAATAAGATGTATGTAGTACGACCTCAATTTTTTATCCCTATTATAACTCTTCTTAGAAATGCTGCTATGAATTCATTGAAATATAAGCAAGAATTAAATTTAATGAGAAACCAAAACGTCGATATTACCAACTTTGAAGAAAAGATTGATGCTTTCAGAAAAGGATTTGCGTACAATTATGATTTAGCGAGCCGTAAATTTAAAACTGCAATTGATGAGATTGATAAAACAATTACTCATCTCCAAAAAACAAAAGATGCTTTACTCTCTTCTGAAAACAACCTTAGGTTGGCTAATAATAAAGCTGATGATTTAACAATAAAAAAACTAACTCACGGTAATCCAACAATGAAAGAAAAGTTTGATGGACTCTCAAATAAGGCAAATTAA
- a CDS encoding DNA cytosine methyltransferase, protein MYTPITEITDLKSKKFFIEKIELFLKITKAFSEKHHLQLDLNTCIDDFIIHKLLKLNIISKPEHIILLKKTLKKDVFNDFVSALHFQRNNLKKLGNTLDKLDPLKRKQAQKKADKSSDPRIIDFFCGAGGLSLGFRQEGFHIDLANDYEAVCIETFKYNHPEVPENRVIHGDIREIVNHIENYIDKEIDVVVGGPPCQGFSSANQQRVIDDPRNELYKYFIIGITKIAPKFVVMENVRGMLPYADQVVEDYHNISLKKNGKTLSYDVAYKVMVSDNFGVAQKRQRLIFIAVRNDISKSNNITPQQIINEIDKSSENVKRHVLKDALAHIKPLEAPRVKNMTDIDDEITGKKVDVNQFQGNENSYLKLINEGRKIEYVFNHKARYTNDINYEIYETLEQGEDGTSEKIKHVMPYKHRNHIFKDKYFKLIEDKPSRTITAHLKMDCHSHIHPRQVRSITPREAARIQSFSDDYVFLGAYLKTYMQIGNAVPPVMARGIAKVLKNYIK, encoded by the coding sequence ATGTATACACCTATTACTGAAATAACTGATTTAAAATCAAAGAAATTCTTTATTGAAAAAATTGAGCTATTTTTAAAAATTACTAAAGCTTTTTCTGAAAAACATCATTTACAATTAGATTTAAATACTTGTATAGATGATTTTATTATTCATAAACTACTAAAGCTAAATATAATTAGTAAGCCTGAACATATTATCCTTCTTAAAAAAACATTAAAAAAGGATGTTTTTAATGACTTTGTTTCAGCTTTACATTTCCAACGAAATAATCTAAAAAAACTTGGTAATACTCTTGATAAATTAGATCCATTAAAACGCAAACAAGCTCAAAAAAAAGCAGATAAAAGTAGCGATCCACGAATTATAGATTTCTTTTGCGGAGCAGGAGGACTTAGTTTAGGCTTTCGACAAGAGGGTTTCCATATAGACCTAGCAAATGATTATGAAGCTGTCTGCATTGAAACTTTCAAATACAATCATCCTGAAGTACCAGAAAACAGGGTTATACATGGAGATATAAGGGAAATAGTGAACCATATTGAAAATTATATTGACAAAGAAATTGATGTTGTTGTTGGAGGCCCTCCATGCCAAGGATTTAGTTCTGCCAATCAACAAAGGGTTATAGATGATCCTAGGAATGAGCTATATAAATACTTCATCATAGGGATAACAAAAATAGCCCCAAAATTTGTTGTAATGGAAAACGTAAGAGGGATGCTACCTTATGCGGATCAAGTTGTTGAAGATTATCATAATATTTCTTTAAAAAAAAATGGAAAAACTTTATCCTATGATGTGGCATATAAAGTAATGGTATCGGATAATTTTGGTGTAGCACAAAAAAGACAACGCCTCATTTTTATTGCTGTAAGAAATGATATTTCAAAATCGAACAATATTACCCCACAGCAAATTATTAATGAAATAGATAAATCCTCTGAAAATGTAAAACGACATGTTTTAAAAGATGCACTTGCACATATAAAGCCCTTAGAAGCACCTAGAGTTAAAAACATGACAGATATTGATGATGAAATTACTGGGAAAAAGGTTGATGTAAATCAATTCCAAGGTAATGAAAACTCCTATCTGAAGCTAATCAATGAAGGTCGGAAAATAGAATATGTTTTTAATCACAAAGCCAGATACACGAATGATATTAATTATGAAATCTACGAGACTCTGGAACAAGGCGAAGATGGGACAAGCGAAAAAATAAAGCATGTTATGCCATACAAACACCGTAATCATATTTTTAAGGATAAATATTTTAAACTGATAGAGGACAAACCTTCAAGAACAATAACAGCACATCTAAAAATGGATTGTCATTCACATATTCACCCACGCCAAGTAAGAAGTATTACTCCAAGAGAAGCCGCTAGAATACAATCTTTTTCTGATGACTATGTTTTTTTGGGGGCATACCTTAAAACATATATGCAAATAGGAAATGCCGTTCCTCCGGTAATGGCTAGAGGAATTGCTAAGGTTCTTAAAAATTATATTAAATAA
- a CDS encoding AIPR family protein, whose product MSFNETLKSLIEEKFVQDPNLNAESAFCEIIADYLEDSSLINEFTHSPYFKEESTGQNLKIDGFCINENETVLSMFIASYNNLDVDGKLNLKEVELFFKQLYRVLNYVIRVNNTDVPKAHVLSSLNKDYQAVFKNNIVKIDFYLFTNNTAVNKKEVDKSKILSKADMDSAIDYNFRIYDIKEVERLHKSNQKLDIDVEEYYDKPINVLKPDIGNSSYGTAIAIFPGKFLYNIYSDFGGRLLESNVRSFLSTRVKVNKGIKDTLINGPEMFLAYNNGLCVTVSEIVLNEDNSVKTFKNFQIVNGGQTTSSIFFATQDAKKTKLNVDLERVNVMAKITEIRRNIDSVKIQSTIAKNSNLQNAVKQSDLSSNEEYLINLHTCSKKFRNPTSNNYYYFERTRGQYQLEKNLSKNEKHFLNLFPNNQKLEKSDLSILFYCALSNKIEPFISVRSAEKRYNLIRDHFDSENKKISEEYFVNIIGSFIFYKLLQSKYGAGKNAIGRIRKNVIAYSISLIQEYLLKSNNSVDFQAIWSNDGLDIPETKIKEFLIYINQLLLQNLDDGRLDEACKKEESWNKILKKIDWSKLDTLIDLLPICEVKKFKKSSSSEFNLDSKYELMVDEINKVIYSPERYGILDKRIQTEIETYMGDGMSLYSRSHRRLMKDHFRPSSKLTDYNPKTYKLYLDECRNKNGEIIKKKFSDLKIYLDNLYRVFNAILQDELLELE is encoded by the coding sequence ATGAGTTTTAATGAAACCTTAAAATCTTTAATTGAAGAAAAGTTCGTTCAAGATCCTAATTTAAATGCAGAATCTGCATTCTGCGAAATCATAGCGGATTATTTAGAAGATTCATCGTTAATTAATGAATTTACTCATTCACCATATTTTAAAGAAGAAAGCACTGGTCAAAATCTAAAAATTGATGGGTTTTGTATTAATGAAAATGAAACTGTTCTTTCAATGTTTATTGCTAGTTATAATAATTTAGATGTCGATGGAAAATTAAATTTAAAAGAGGTTGAATTATTTTTCAAACAATTGTATAGGGTTCTAAATTATGTCATTAGAGTTAATAATACTGATGTTCCAAAAGCACATGTTTTATCTTCACTGAATAAAGATTATCAAGCTGTGTTTAAAAATAATATAGTTAAGATTGATTTTTATTTGTTTACAAATAATACTGCTGTAAATAAAAAAGAAGTAGATAAATCAAAAATACTTTCTAAAGCTGATATGGATTCAGCCATAGATTATAATTTTAGAATATATGATATCAAAGAGGTAGAGAGGTTACATAAAAGTAACCAGAAACTAGATATTGATGTTGAAGAATATTATGATAAACCAATAAATGTTTTAAAACCTGATATTGGAAATTCTAGTTATGGCACTGCTATCGCTATTTTTCCAGGTAAATTTCTTTATAATATTTATAGTGATTTTGGGGGGAGGTTATTGGAAAGTAATGTAAGATCATTTCTGTCAACAAGAGTAAAAGTAAATAAAGGTATAAAGGATACTTTGATAAATGGCCCAGAGATGTTTTTGGCCTATAATAATGGTCTTTGTGTTACTGTTTCAGAAATTGTATTAAATGAAGATAATTCTGTAAAAACTTTCAAGAATTTTCAGATTGTAAATGGTGGACAGACCACATCTTCAATATTTTTTGCTACACAAGATGCAAAGAAGACTAAGCTAAATGTTGATTTAGAAAGGGTTAATGTTATGGCAAAAATTACTGAAATTAGGAGAAATATTGACTCAGTTAAAATTCAATCTACTATAGCTAAAAATAGTAATCTACAAAACGCTGTCAAACAGTCTGATTTATCTAGTAACGAAGAATACTTAATAAATTTACATACTTGTTCTAAAAAATTCAGAAACCCAACTTCAAATAATTATTATTATTTCGAACGAACTAGGGGACAGTATCAACTTGAGAAAAATTTAAGTAAAAACGAGAAACATTTTTTAAATCTGTTTCCAAATAATCAAAAATTAGAAAAATCTGATTTGTCAATTCTATTTTATTGTGCTTTAAGTAACAAAATAGAGCCATTTATCTCTGTTCGAAGTGCCGAAAAAAGATATAACTTAATAAGAGATCATTTTGATTCTGAAAATAAGAAAATAAGTGAAGAGTATTTTGTTAATATAATAGGTTCTTTCATCTTTTATAAGCTATTACAATCAAAATACGGAGCTGGTAAAAATGCTATAGGTCGAATAAGAAAAAATGTTATTGCATATTCTATTTCTTTAATTCAAGAATACCTTTTGAAGTCAAATAATAGTGTTGATTTTCAAGCTATATGGAGTAATGATGGTTTGGATATTCCAGAAACGAAGATAAAAGAATTTTTAATTTATATTAATCAATTATTACTTCAAAATCTAGATGATGGAAGGCTAGATGAAGCATGTAAGAAGGAAGAATCTTGGAATAAAATTTTAAAGAAAATAGATTGGAGTAAATTAGATACGTTGATTGATTTATTGCCAATTTGTGAAGTAAAAAAATTTAAAAAGAGCTCTTCATCAGAATTTAACTTAGATAGTAAATATGAATTAATGGTAGATGAAATTAATAAGGTGATTTATTCTCCAGAAAGATATGGTATACTTGATAAAAGAATTCAAACTGAAATAGAAACATATATGGGAGATGGAATGTCTTTATATAGTAGAAGTCATAGAAGATTAATGAAAGATCATTTTAGACCAAGTTCTAAATTAACAGATTATAACCCTAAAACATATAAATTGTATTTAGATGAATGTAGAAATAAAAATGGTGAAATAATTAAAAAGAAATTCTCAGACCTTAAAATATACCTAGATAATCTTTATCGAGTTTTTAATGCAATATTACAAGATGAATTGCTTGAGTTGGAATAA
- a CDS encoding DNA cytosine methyltransferase gives MNNNKLKFIDLFAGCGGLSEGFYKQGFKSLTHVEIDHHACKTLKTRMKYYGYNDNDVNVLEEDITSEDIISKIESHVKNKTVDVIIGGPPCQSFSSLGRAKDENGMADDPRNFLFESYIKVLNRFQPKVFVFENVTGLLSAKINGKPIINIILKELGKKYNLLKDIDQMVLNSCDYGVPQIRKRVILIGTRKDLKIKPSIIYKGIIKTHTNPDSKTNNETNLKDFVTVKDAISDLPKIKPGEGKPILKHEVKSNNEYLSKIRNFNDCEIRDHVARTHNLSDKMRYKIMSKNKWTFAELLEKKPSLNHNKQRVFNNSYVVQFWDKPARTIIAHLYKDGNQFIHPDHTQERTLTAREAARLQSFPDDFVFEGSRTQQYKQIGNAVPPMMAEAIAKSIKQVLEDI, from the coding sequence TTGAACAACAATAAATTGAAATTCATTGATCTTTTTGCTGGATGTGGAGGTTTAAGTGAAGGATTTTACAAACAAGGTTTTAAAAGTTTGACTCATGTTGAAATTGATCATCATGCTTGTAAAACTTTAAAAACCAGAATGAAATATTATGGATATAATGATAATGATGTAAATGTTTTAGAAGAAGACATAACGTCTGAGGATATCATTTCCAAAATTGAATCTCATGTAAAAAATAAAACTGTTGATGTCATTATTGGTGGTCCTCCTTGTCAAAGTTTTTCTAGTCTAGGTAGAGCAAAAGATGAAAATGGAATGGCAGATGACCCTAGAAACTTTTTATTTGAAAGCTATATTAAAGTACTTAATCGATTTCAACCCAAAGTATTTGTATTTGAAAATGTTACAGGATTATTAAGTGCTAAAATAAATGGTAAACCAATAATCAATATTATATTAAAAGAACTTGGGAAGAAATACAATTTATTAAAAGATATTGATCAAATGGTTTTAAATTCATGTGATTATGGTGTTCCGCAAATTAGAAAAAGAGTTATTTTAATTGGAACACGAAAGGACCTTAAAATAAAACCTTCTATAATCTATAAAGGCATAATCAAAACTCACACTAATCCTGATAGTAAAACTAATAATGAAACTAATCTAAAAGATTTTGTAACTGTTAAAGATGCTATATCGGACCTTCCAAAAATAAAACCCGGTGAAGGAAAACCAATATTAAAACATGAAGTAAAATCAAATAATGAATATCTTTCTAAAATAAGAAACTTTAATGATTGTGAGATTCGAGATCATGTAGCAAGAACTCATAACCTTTCTGATAAGATGCGTTATAAAATAATGAGTAAAAACAAATGGACATTTGCGGAGTTACTTGAAAAAAAACCATCACTTAATCATAATAAACAACGTGTATTCAATAATAGTTATGTTGTTCAATTTTGGGATAAACCTGCAAGAACTATTATTGCTCATTTATATAAAGATGGTAATCAATTTATACACCCTGACCACACACAAGAAAGGACTTTAACTGCTAGAGAAGCTGCTAGACTTCAATCTTTCCCTGACGATTTTGTATTTGAAGGTTCTAGAACACAACAATACAAGCAAATAGGTAACGCAGTCCCTCCAATGATGGCTGAAGCTATTGCAAAAAGCATAAAACAGGTATTAGAAGATATTTAA
- a CDS encoding McrB family protein → MAKHYIISISNLVDTFSRALAGEEFDFTLSTSESSLSDSTISEDDFLLVSIDDKVYFQLKVIDKTEEEIKLKKVFEIEKSIAYTIDEEGIIIEIDKEESDFICSKLFDHLVSKNDPSDEIQIDPEVYVKEKYTGRFVFQVLTYLNELDNLNSIKPFFKVNSDPIYTSIKTNEVSLTSIFKTSENELSKEELTFNDGKPRFFEDVIFFWKDKNFYLSTEWTSGKDSRLDLDNFKILIEKYYPKYSIYEENGNYFFSDKIHGKIKIDQVEFDISSFQNACKNAGLVYTDKLITRFVSSLLTKPFIILTGLSGSGKTKLAQAYVQWICQEESQYRIIPVGADWTNREPLLGYPNALKPEEYVKPDSGVIDLIIQANSNPELPHFLILDEMNLSHVERYFADFLSVMESKDERGIPLYSGSNRFDNEGKLISGNLEVPENLFVIGTVNIDETTNMFSPKVLDRANTIEFRINDDEMMTFLASTNDLNMAALLGKGSNMAQNFIALSSNKSFTTEDRDEINKALMNFFGELQKSGSEFGYRSATEILRLINQLDALDNTIKTSEKIDIAIMQKLLPKLHGSRRKLSPILETLGSFCLTEDLKVIKDVFDKVDFDYSNDKVLYPLSLEKIARMYKGAIDNGFASYAEA, encoded by the coding sequence ATGGCAAAACATTATATAATTTCAATAAGCAATTTAGTTGACACCTTTTCAAGAGCCCTAGCAGGAGAAGAATTTGACTTTACACTTTCCACAAGTGAATCATCTTTATCTGACTCCACCATATCGGAAGATGACTTTTTATTAGTTTCTATTGATGACAAAGTTTATTTCCAGCTTAAAGTAATTGATAAAACAGAAGAAGAAATTAAGCTAAAAAAAGTATTTGAAATTGAAAAATCAATTGCTTACACTATTGATGAAGAAGGAATTATAATTGAAATTGATAAAGAAGAATCTGATTTCATTTGTTCTAAGTTATTTGATCATTTAGTAAGTAAAAATGATCCTTCAGATGAAATTCAGATTGATCCTGAAGTATATGTTAAAGAAAAGTATACAGGTCGTTTTGTCTTTCAAGTTTTAACCTATCTAAATGAATTAGATAATTTAAATAGTATTAAACCTTTCTTTAAGGTCAATTCCGATCCAATTTATACTTCTATTAAGACTAATGAAGTTAGTTTGACATCAATTTTCAAAACTTCTGAGAATGAATTATCAAAGGAAGAGTTAACATTTAATGATGGTAAGCCAAGATTTTTTGAAGATGTAATTTTCTTTTGGAAAGACAAGAACTTCTACCTTTCAACAGAATGGACAAGTGGTAAAGATAGTAGATTAGATCTTGACAATTTTAAAATATTAATTGAAAAATATTATCCTAAATATTCAATTTATGAAGAAAATGGAAACTATTTCTTCTCAGATAAAATTCATGGTAAGATCAAAATAGATCAAGTTGAGTTTGATATATCTAGTTTTCAAAATGCTTGTAAAAATGCAGGCTTAGTCTACACAGACAAACTTATAACTCGATTTGTCAGTTCCCTTTTAACAAAACCATTTATAATATTAACAGGGCTTTCAGGTTCAGGAAAAACTAAGTTAGCCCAAGCATATGTGCAATGGATATGTCAAGAAGAAAGCCAATATCGCATTATCCCAGTAGGTGCAGACTGGACTAATCGAGAACCGTTACTTGGCTATCCAAATGCATTAAAACCCGAAGAGTATGTAAAGCCTGATAGCGGTGTTATAGACTTAATAATACAAGCAAATTCCAATCCTGAACTTCCACATTTCCTAATATTAGACGAAATGAATTTGAGTCATGTGGAAAGATACTTTGCCGATTTTCTGAGTGTAATGGAATCTAAAGATGAGCGGGGTATTCCTTTATATTCGGGTTCAAACCGATTTGACAATGAAGGTAAATTGATTTCAGGAAATCTAGAGGTTCCTGAAAATTTATTTGTAATCGGCACTGTAAATATTGATGAAACCACCAATATGTTTAGTCCAAAGGTTTTAGATAGAGCAAATACTATTGAGTTTCGCATAAATGATGATGAAATGATGACCTTTTTAGCCTCAACTAATGATCTAAATATGGCTGCATTGCTTGGTAAAGGATCCAATATGGCCCAGAATTTTATTGCACTTTCAAGTAATAAATCATTCACTACTGAAGATAGGGATGAAATCAATAAAGCACTCATGAACTTCTTTGGTGAATTACAAAAAAGTGGTTCTGAGTTTGGATATAGAAGTGCTACTGAAATTCTGAGATTGATTAATCAATTAGATGCTCTCGACAATACGATTAAGACTTCTGAAAAGATAGATATTGCTATCATGCAAAAATTATTACCAAAGCTACACGGTTCAAGAAGAAAGCTATCTCCTATTTTAGAGACTTTAGGTAGTTTTTGCTTAACAGAGGACTTAAAGGTGATTAAAGATGTTTTCGATAAAGTTGATTTTGATTACTCAAATGATAAAGTACTATACCCTCTGTCTTTAGAAAAAATTGCAAGAATGTACAAGGGGGCAATAGATAATGGATTCGCAAGTTATGCTGAGGCCTAG
- a CDS encoding RNA polymerase sigma factor, translating to MKPQSEENLQQVISKFKPLITSILKSKGCSYELIKDLEQDIYVKIYLNFSKYNNEKGALGAWVRTITNNVFIDYCRSKSHKYELQTKGISKSEYALKTSDVSDQLINYKMNHKILKEVLANLPSRHADVISMVYFEELSYNEIADKLNIPSKQVASVKIRAISYLQKAMSSLGYSKAMFF from the coding sequence ATGAAACCACAATCTGAAGAAAATTTACAACAAGTAATTTCAAAATTTAAACCATTAATTACTTCTATACTTAAAAGTAAGGGTTGTTCTTATGAACTTATTAAAGACCTAGAACAAGATATATATGTTAAAATTTATTTGAATTTTAGTAAATATAATAATGAAAAAGGAGCTTTAGGAGCATGGGTTAGAACAATAACTAATAATGTTTTTATTGATTATTGTAGAAGTAAAAGTCATAAATATGAACTTCAGACTAAGGGTATTTCAAAAAGTGAATATGCTTTAAAAACAAGTGATGTTTCTGACCAGTTGATAAATTATAAAATGAACCATAAGATATTAAAGGAAGTATTGGCTAATTTACCTTCAAGGCATGCAGATGTTATAAGTATGGTTTATTTTGAGGAGCTTAGTTATAATGAAATAGCTGACAAGTTAAATATACCTTCGAAGCAAGTTGCGAGTGTTAAGATAAGAGCTATTTCTTATTTACAAAAAGCAATGTCTTCATTGGGGTATTCTAAGGCTATGTTTTTTTAG